From the genome of Gemmatimonas phototrophica, one region includes:
- a CDS encoding sensor histidine kinase produces the protein MVTASPAPVQQLRRWLLYFWCVPALVGTVGFVLVPSRLNPGLSFVGLLTSQFLIWGAWVLWTTLLWRLGDLLVRRGTPVVVQGLAYGASGLVVVVAQIFWQSAVALFFGLAESRGFESTLVIGVRTNGDYFVVIYAALVLAQLAFRWLATLQAERINAAQVSADLAQAQLTALRTQLQPHFLFNALNSVVTLIARDPTRAQQVVVQLAELLRLSLRTSELQEVPLSHELELTRRYLALEEVRFADRLTVQWQLSALPETLVPVFALQPLVENALVHGVARSAKGGTVTIASRADAESITLDVHNTGPGLWPPSTAQGTGTALDNLRARLARLYGTGATLRLHDAAADGSGRSGVVATLRLPLSRGSASGIRNTEVNGGAGSNVRTPESSKSDHGLLPT, from the coding sequence ACGCTGGCTGCTGTACTTCTGGTGTGTGCCGGCACTGGTCGGGACGGTCGGGTTTGTGCTGGTCCCCTCCCGCCTGAATCCGGGGCTCTCCTTCGTGGGACTGCTCACCTCGCAGTTCCTGATCTGGGGAGCGTGGGTGTTGTGGACCACATTGCTCTGGCGCCTCGGGGATCTGCTCGTGCGACGAGGCACACCGGTCGTTGTACAGGGGCTCGCCTATGGCGCCAGTGGTCTTGTGGTGGTCGTGGCGCAGATTTTCTGGCAATCGGCGGTCGCCTTGTTCTTCGGTCTCGCCGAATCGCGAGGCTTCGAAAGCACGCTGGTGATTGGTGTGCGCACGAACGGCGATTACTTCGTGGTCATTTACGCGGCCCTCGTGCTCGCTCAGCTGGCGTTTCGATGGCTGGCGACGTTACAGGCGGAACGGATCAATGCCGCGCAGGTGAGTGCGGACCTGGCACAGGCACAGTTGACGGCGCTCCGCACCCAGCTGCAACCGCACTTTCTGTTCAACGCCCTCAACTCGGTGGTGACGCTGATTGCGCGGGATCCCACTCGGGCGCAGCAGGTGGTGGTGCAACTCGCTGAATTGCTTCGCCTGTCGCTCCGGACGAGTGAACTGCAGGAGGTGCCACTGTCACATGAGCTGGAACTGACCCGTCGGTATCTTGCCCTCGAAGAAGTCCGGTTTGCAGATCGCCTCACTGTTCAGTGGCAACTGTCCGCGCTCCCGGAGACTCTCGTTCCCGTGTTTGCCTTGCAGCCTCTGGTGGAAAACGCACTGGTACACGGCGTGGCGCGGAGTGCGAAGGGCGGCACCGTGACCATTGCGTCACGGGCTGACGCCGAGTCGATCACGCTGGATGTCCACAACACGGGGCCTGGGCTCTGGCCCCCCTCCACGGCTCAGGGGACGGGGACGGCACTGGACAATCTGCGCGCTCGGCTGGCACGACTCTACGGAACCGGTGCGACATTGCGTCTGCACGATGCTGCCGCAGATGGCAGCGGTCGTAGCGGGGTCGTGGCCACGCTCCGGCTGCCATTGTCGCGTGGCTCTGCCTCTGGTATCCGCAACACCGAGGTCAACGGCGGTGCGGGTTCCAACGTGCGTACTCCAGAGTCTTCGAAGAGCGACCATGGACTATTGCCCACGTAA
- a CDS encoding SGNH/GDSL hydrolase family protein translates to MSSRTLLRAARRLMFALVATGCSLGPTTPPALAGSRSVLFIGNSLTYSNSLPTMMQAIGQQVGDTTLSVVMVAMPDFALSDHYQQGTTRDWFRRRTWNYVVLQQGSSALPESQAHLRAWSLQFAPIIREAGAEPVLFMVWPMSSRLFDFPNVAVSYRNAAIAVEGIFAPAGEAWVAYARLATEQNLPATLAYGELYADGLHPTPLGTYLSAIVLLERISGFSPTSLPAIIPGVPVQPAVVRALQVAAAQALAANPRYPHRLQ, encoded by the coding sequence ATGTCATCACGCACTCTGCTCCGGGCCGCGCGCCGGCTCATGTTCGCGCTCGTCGCAACGGGCTGCTCGCTGGGCCCAACCACACCGCCGGCACTGGCCGGCTCCCGGTCGGTGTTGTTCATTGGCAACTCGCTGACCTACTCCAATAGCCTGCCAACCATGATGCAGGCCATTGGTCAACAGGTTGGGGATACGACACTATCCGTCGTCATGGTCGCCATGCCGGATTTCGCCCTGAGCGACCATTACCAGCAGGGCACGACGCGGGACTGGTTCCGTCGCCGGACATGGAATTACGTGGTATTGCAGCAAGGCTCATCGGCGCTCCCCGAAAGCCAGGCGCACTTGCGCGCGTGGTCGCTGCAGTTCGCCCCCATCATTCGGGAGGCGGGGGCTGAACCGGTGCTCTTCATGGTCTGGCCAATGAGCTCGCGTCTCTTTGATTTTCCAAACGTGGCCGTTTCGTATCGGAATGCAGCCATTGCGGTCGAGGGCATCTTTGCCCCCGCTGGTGAGGCCTGGGTGGCGTACGCCCGGCTGGCTACCGAGCAGAATCTCCCCGCCACCCTGGCGTACGGTGAACTCTACGCGGATGGTCTGCATCCCACACCGCTGGGCACCTATCTGAGTGCGATAGTCTTGCTGGAACGCATTTCGGGATTCTCGCCGACATCGCTCCCCGCAATCATTCCCGGCGTCCCGGTGCAACCCGCGGTGGTGCGCGCGCTGCAGGTGGCCGCTGCGCAGGCGCTCGCGGCCAATCCCCGATATCCACACCGCCTGCAATAG
- a CDS encoding GH36-type glycosyl hydrolase domain-containing protein, translated as MSGRAERSRAEASDELLAGPIRGELLGADHLAARARTVARAQRLAGATRPLRPARLLARLAETRGILTDAHARLHVGANRGLDGGAAAEWLLDNFHVVQEQLLEVRDSLPRGYYRELPELSSGPLTGYPRVYEIAISLISHSEARIDLHNVDVYVSAFQSVSTLSIGELWAIPAMLRLGLIESVRRMTLRTVQRLDEIDLAVDWADRIRQAGSLGGRELRAALKDFANAEPPLTPHFVSRFLQTVRQTEGASVSLEWLEHWLREVGVSPERAVAESTNRLTLTQLIMANSVMSLRDIGRRDWREFVEHQSVMEQVLREDPAQAYPRMTFTTRDAYRHVVERIAKRTGRSEVAVAHLAIEMALQQSNVQEIAALRPLDAAAARRTHVGYYLVDEGLAALEDATGYTLWPVERLQRWARRAPDLMFLGGLVALTGIALLLAMMLLGRDARSAPWLVLLFMALPALDLAVTALHHVVTTVLPPHQLPRLDLHEHGVQAEHQTAVVVPTLLGNESDVRIALEHLEVQFLANREAHLQFVLLSDFTDAPTESEAEDDGIIEAALAGIRLLNARHAPDTAAVFFLLHRSREWNAQQGVWMGWERKRGKLLQFNRLLRGATTPAFAVQSDDIAILRTARYVITLDADTALPPDAAPSLIGAMAHPLNRAVFDSQQGRMIHGYGILQPRVGISLPSAQRSRFASVASGHPGVDPYSTAVSDVYQDLYGEGSFTGKGIYDIDAFELATHGRFPENTLLSHDLIEGNFARAGLLSDVIVYDDFPSTYISYARRKHRWIRGDWQLVPWLARRVPGVEGREHNTQSLIAQWKIADNLRRSTLEWSQLLLLIAGWTFLPGPAWRWTLLGLGAILAPWGMALIRAVVQPPRDKSWRAYYGAVGHDARLSLQQAAMSVVFLPHQAWLSIDAMVRSGYRMLLSRRRLLEWRSAQLVEQQLQRPLGECWRAMRGSVVAVLAIAVVLLTMRIRANVPLAALTGPDILTGVVTIGLLVSWTLAPLVAAQLSRSTRSVRERLSANARAEALRYARSHWAFFNAFVSAETHWLAPDNYQSEPEPVVAMRTSPTNIGLQLLATVSANDLGLISAGEMTVRLERAMATMMALPRYRGHFYNWYDLTDLRVLTPAYISTVDSGNLAGYLIALRQACLTMAHAEPAVHDRLQRLANQAYALAVEMDFSFLYDHDRKLFTIGYHPDSFTADDSFYDLLASEARLASFIAIAKNDVPVAHWFRLSRALNRTSGAMALVSWSGSMFEYLMPLLVMRSLPFTLLDQTYRSVVERHQAYAHARGVPWGTSESAYNLRDRHQTYQYRAFGIADLGLKRGLARDLVIAPYATALAAQVAPTEALANLAQLERMGAHSPYGFCDALDYTRPEPGGSFALVHAYMAHHIGMTLVSLTNVLRGDLWQQRFHADPLVKSVELLLHERVPRRLSVQAAQVARPDEASPPPERDSPVAREIDTRHHPAPRMALLGSRPYTVMLNHSGGGFSQYESLAVTRWPADGTTDAAGQFCYVRDLTSGRRWSTGTQPIGNVADWSRARLALDQVLLQRADGDIETRTEITVVPGDGAEVRRVTLTNNDQVPHDLELTSYGEIVLAPLNADRAHPAFSNLFVETEWHAWCSAITAVRRPRGAEEAPIWCVHLIDAGTDRIGTVSWETDRARFVGRGRSVTNPAAMDDGATLSGTTGAVLDPIFSVRTMVCVPPGQAVSVTFTTIVARSRESAFALAGRYHDSHAAQRALDFAWSATSIELQALGLTVESATLFQDLATQLIFPGGSLAPPPDEVERNRGSQPRLWSHGISGDVPIVLATIDDLDGLSTLRELFQAHRYWRQRGLVIDLVVVNGQAYNYLQELRDSIVEAMTEADDATLLELPGGVFIRRRDVFQPDDYLMLSATARMHIPCDGRPLTRILALADRRKVTATERLTSADRVGPLSSIVSALRPLVAPLGLDGSARETLPVVRAGSAVWPTPPPPEPLHCVNGIGGLTANNDYLIRVHREQRAPAPWVNVIANPHGGCVVSEQGSGCVWAENSYFFRLTPWHNDPVSDPPGDVIYLQDLSAGTLWSATPAPVTTDATFDVRHSTGSTSFTHEHDGIHSELLVGVPPDAAVKLSLLRLRNTGTRSRRIRVTAYAEWTLGARRDLTQQQVQTWFAPADRALLARNSFDPAFAEWVAFLACSEPVVSHSCDRLSFLGRHGTLDSPAALRQSTLDDRTGVGCDPCAALQMLVELGPGESREIVVLLGAAATEPAARELMSRLRAPRAAREALRLAVASWQERLGVVQVHTPEPTFDAMVNSWTLYQTLACRMWARTALYQSSGAYGFRDQLQDSMALLYAEPFIAREHILRAAARQFVEGDVQHWWHPHTGRGVRTRFSDDLAWLPYVVDQYVRVTGDASVLQTFVPFLSMRPLTTDEHEQYDLPVVTDEHADIYEHCRRALRRAATAGPHGLPLIGTGDWNDGMSLVGAEGKGESVWLGWFLITTLRDFAVYADARGDSGESLWMRTTADAYQMAIETHGWDGDWYRRAYFDDGTVMGSAESAECRIDSIAQSWSVISGAGNAARAAHAMEALETHLVNEQERLIMLLTPPFDKGSHNPGYIKGYLPGVRENGAQYTHAALWAVQATAMLGRGERAFELFQMLNPLTHSASASAMRQYKVEPYVVAADVYTAPLQVGRGGWTWYTGSASWMYRVALESLLGFTKRGESLRISPRVPAAWKGFAIDYRFGTTDYAISVVDPAEVQTKGAQIHLDGVLQPSDLIPLVDDGERRVVVVSPMGSTPAGQSR; from the coding sequence CTGGCTGCGCGAGGTAGGCGTGAGCCCTGAGCGTGCGGTGGCGGAATCCACAAACCGCCTCACCCTCACGCAGCTCATCATGGCCAATAGCGTCATGAGCCTGCGGGACATTGGCCGTCGCGACTGGCGAGAGTTCGTCGAGCACCAGAGCGTCATGGAACAGGTGCTTCGTGAGGATCCCGCCCAGGCGTATCCTCGTATGACATTTACCACGCGTGATGCGTACCGCCACGTCGTGGAGCGCATTGCGAAACGGACGGGACGCAGTGAGGTGGCGGTAGCCCACCTGGCCATCGAAATGGCCCTGCAGCAGAGCAACGTACAGGAGATTGCGGCGTTGCGTCCCCTTGATGCCGCCGCAGCCCGTCGAACCCATGTGGGATACTATCTGGTGGACGAGGGACTGGCGGCCCTTGAAGATGCCACGGGGTACACGCTCTGGCCTGTTGAACGGCTCCAGCGGTGGGCCCGCCGTGCGCCCGATTTGATGTTCCTCGGGGGGCTCGTGGCCTTGACCGGCATCGCGCTGCTGCTGGCCATGATGCTGCTGGGCCGGGATGCCCGATCAGCTCCGTGGCTGGTGCTGCTGTTCATGGCTCTCCCGGCACTGGATCTCGCCGTGACGGCGCTGCATCACGTCGTCACGACCGTCCTGCCTCCACACCAGTTGCCACGATTGGATCTGCATGAGCACGGGGTCCAAGCGGAGCATCAGACCGCTGTGGTGGTTCCGACGCTGCTCGGCAATGAAAGCGATGTACGAATTGCGCTTGAACATCTCGAGGTGCAGTTTCTGGCAAACCGGGAGGCACACCTGCAGTTCGTCCTCCTGAGCGACTTCACCGACGCACCGACCGAATCGGAGGCCGAGGATGATGGGATTATCGAGGCGGCCCTCGCCGGCATCCGACTCCTGAACGCACGCCATGCCCCGGACACGGCGGCCGTATTTTTTCTGTTGCACCGATCGCGTGAGTGGAATGCCCAACAGGGCGTGTGGATGGGATGGGAGCGTAAGCGCGGAAAGCTTTTGCAGTTCAATCGACTGCTGCGTGGGGCCACCACGCCGGCGTTTGCTGTGCAGAGCGACGATATCGCCATCCTGCGCACGGCGCGATACGTGATCACGCTCGATGCGGACACCGCGCTCCCGCCGGATGCCGCACCCTCGCTCATAGGAGCGATGGCGCACCCGCTCAATCGCGCCGTGTTCGATTCACAGCAGGGACGCATGATCCACGGCTACGGGATCCTGCAACCTCGGGTCGGCATCTCACTGCCCAGCGCCCAGCGCTCCCGTTTCGCCTCCGTGGCATCCGGACACCCCGGGGTAGATCCCTATTCCACGGCCGTCTCCGATGTCTATCAGGACCTCTATGGAGAGGGGAGCTTCACGGGTAAAGGCATCTACGATATTGACGCCTTTGAGTTGGCCACGCACGGGCGCTTTCCGGAGAACACGCTCCTCTCACACGACCTGATCGAGGGAAACTTCGCCCGCGCGGGACTGCTCAGCGATGTCATTGTCTACGACGATTTTCCGTCCACATACATCAGTTACGCCCGGCGGAAACATCGCTGGATTCGCGGTGACTGGCAGTTGGTGCCGTGGCTTGCTCGGCGGGTGCCCGGCGTGGAAGGACGCGAGCACAATACCCAATCGCTGATCGCGCAATGGAAGATTGCCGACAATCTCCGACGAAGCACGCTTGAATGGTCCCAACTGCTGCTCCTCATCGCCGGCTGGACGTTTCTTCCCGGGCCCGCATGGCGGTGGACACTCCTCGGACTGGGCGCCATCCTGGCGCCCTGGGGCATGGCGCTGATCCGCGCCGTGGTGCAGCCCCCTCGAGACAAGTCCTGGAGAGCCTACTATGGTGCCGTGGGGCACGATGCGAGACTGAGTCTACAGCAAGCCGCCATGAGCGTGGTCTTTCTACCACATCAGGCGTGGCTCTCCATCGATGCCATGGTGCGTTCGGGCTATCGGATGCTGCTGTCGAGGCGTCGCCTGCTCGAGTGGCGTTCCGCACAATTGGTGGAGCAACAGCTGCAGCGACCACTGGGAGAATGCTGGCGGGCCATGCGCGGAAGCGTGGTGGCGGTGCTGGCCATCGCGGTGGTGCTGCTGACCATGAGGATCCGCGCCAACGTGCCACTGGCAGCGCTCACCGGCCCCGACATCCTGACAGGTGTGGTGACCATTGGTCTGCTGGTCTCGTGGACCTTGGCGCCACTTGTGGCCGCGCAACTCAGTCGTTCCACGCGCTCCGTTCGAGAGCGATTGTCGGCCAACGCACGCGCGGAAGCCTTGCGCTATGCGCGATCGCATTGGGCCTTCTTCAATGCGTTCGTGTCGGCAGAAACACACTGGCTCGCGCCTGACAACTATCAGTCCGAACCAGAGCCGGTCGTGGCCATGCGGACGTCCCCTACCAACATTGGTCTTCAATTGTTGGCAACGGTCAGCGCGAACGACCTCGGTCTGATTTCCGCTGGGGAGATGACCGTACGTCTCGAACGCGCCATGGCCACCATGATGGCGCTGCCACGGTATCGCGGACACTTCTACAATTGGTACGACCTGACAGATCTGCGCGTACTCACACCCGCCTATATCAGCACGGTGGATAGTGGCAATCTGGCGGGATACCTCATCGCCCTTCGGCAAGCCTGTCTCACGATGGCGCACGCCGAACCTGCCGTGCACGACCGCCTCCAGCGTCTGGCCAATCAGGCATACGCGCTGGCGGTAGAGATGGACTTCAGCTTTCTCTACGACCACGATCGCAAGCTGTTCACCATCGGGTATCACCCGGATTCCTTCACCGCAGACGACTCGTTCTATGATTTGCTCGCGTCGGAGGCACGGCTGGCGAGCTTCATCGCCATCGCCAAGAACGATGTACCGGTAGCCCACTGGTTCCGGCTGTCACGCGCACTGAACAGGACCTCGGGCGCCATGGCCCTCGTGTCGTGGAGTGGCAGCATGTTCGAGTACCTCATGCCGCTGCTGGTCATGCGTTCGCTCCCCTTTACGCTTCTTGACCAGACCTATCGAAGCGTGGTGGAGCGACATCAGGCGTATGCGCATGCCCGTGGCGTTCCATGGGGCACGAGCGAAAGTGCCTACAACCTTCGGGATCGTCATCAGACCTACCAGTATCGCGCCTTCGGGATTGCGGACCTGGGGCTCAAACGAGGGTTGGCGCGGGATCTGGTCATTGCGCCGTACGCGACCGCGCTGGCGGCACAGGTGGCTCCCACGGAAGCACTGGCAAATCTGGCGCAGCTGGAGCGCATGGGGGCCCATAGCCCGTACGGCTTCTGCGACGCCCTGGATTACACGCGACCGGAACCAGGCGGCAGCTTTGCCCTCGTGCATGCCTACATGGCCCATCACATCGGCATGACGCTCGTCTCGCTCACCAACGTGCTGCGGGGAGACCTGTGGCAGCAACGCTTCCACGCCGATCCCCTGGTCAAGTCGGTGGAGCTGCTGCTGCATGAACGTGTACCACGGCGTCTCTCGGTTCAGGCCGCGCAGGTTGCCCGCCCTGATGAAGCTTCGCCACCACCCGAGCGGGACAGTCCTGTCGCGCGAGAGATTGACACCCGGCACCATCCGGCCCCGCGAATGGCACTGCTTGGCTCGCGACCGTACACCGTTATGCTCAACCACAGTGGCGGCGGGTTCAGCCAATATGAGTCGTTGGCCGTCACCCGCTGGCCGGCCGATGGCACGACAGACGCGGCGGGGCAGTTCTGCTACGTCCGCGATTTGACCAGTGGACGACGCTGGTCAACCGGTACCCAACCCATTGGCAACGTCGCGGACTGGAGTCGGGCTCGATTGGCCCTTGATCAGGTCCTCCTACAGCGTGCGGATGGCGACATTGAAACCCGAACGGAAATTACGGTCGTTCCGGGGGACGGTGCGGAAGTGCGTCGTGTGACGCTGACCAACAACGATCAGGTGCCGCATGACCTTGAACTCACCAGCTACGGCGAGATAGTGTTGGCACCGCTCAACGCCGACCGCGCGCACCCTGCCTTTTCCAATCTCTTTGTCGAGACAGAGTGGCATGCATGGTGTTCCGCCATCACGGCTGTACGTCGCCCTCGGGGAGCCGAGGAGGCCCCCATCTGGTGCGTGCACCTCATAGACGCCGGGACCGACAGAATAGGGACCGTGAGTTGGGAGACGGACCGCGCGCGCTTCGTTGGCCGAGGGCGATCCGTAACCAACCCCGCGGCCATGGACGACGGCGCGACCCTGAGTGGGACAACGGGCGCCGTGCTTGATCCCATCTTTTCCGTGCGCACGATGGTGTGCGTCCCACCTGGCCAGGCCGTCAGTGTCACGTTTACCACGATCGTCGCCAGAAGCCGCGAGTCGGCCTTCGCGCTGGCGGGCCGCTACCATGACTCCCACGCTGCGCAGCGCGCGCTCGATTTTGCCTGGTCGGCCACGAGTATCGAACTGCAGGCGCTTGGGCTGACCGTCGAGAGCGCGACGCTGTTTCAGGACCTGGCCACCCAACTCATTTTTCCAGGGGGATCACTCGCCCCCCCGCCGGATGAAGTCGAGCGGAATCGGGGATCGCAGCCACGCCTGTGGTCGCACGGCATCTCTGGCGATGTCCCCATCGTTCTCGCCACGATCGATGACCTCGATGGACTTTCAACACTCCGCGAGCTCTTTCAGGCACATCGGTACTGGCGACAGCGTGGGCTGGTCATCGATCTGGTTGTCGTGAATGGGCAGGCCTACAACTACCTGCAGGAATTGCGTGACAGCATCGTCGAAGCCATGACCGAAGCGGATGATGCCACGCTGCTCGAACTGCCGGGGGGCGTCTTCATACGGCGAAGAGATGTGTTTCAACCCGATGACTACCTGATGCTGTCAGCAACGGCACGCATGCACATTCCCTGTGACGGCCGGCCCCTTACGAGAATTCTCGCGCTGGCCGATCGACGCAAGGTGACCGCAACGGAGCGTCTGACGTCCGCTGATCGCGTCGGACCGCTGTCGTCCATCGTATCGGCACTTCGTCCGCTCGTCGCCCCGCTCGGATTGGATGGTTCCGCACGAGAGACGTTACCCGTCGTGCGTGCCGGGTCCGCCGTTTGGCCCACGCCGCCCCCCCCCGAACCACTGCACTGCGTTAACGGTATTGGCGGACTCACGGCCAATAACGACTATCTCATCAGGGTGCATCGCGAGCAGAGGGCTCCCGCCCCGTGGGTCAATGTCATTGCGAACCCCCATGGCGGGTGTGTCGTCTCGGAGCAGGGGAGCGGGTGTGTGTGGGCGGAGAACTCCTACTTCTTCCGGCTCACACCGTGGCACAATGATCCGGTATCCGACCCGCCGGGTGATGTGATCTATCTGCAGGACCTGAGTGCCGGCACACTGTGGAGTGCCACCCCGGCGCCGGTCACGACCGATGCCACCTTCGACGTGCGACACTCGACGGGGAGTACGTCGTTCACGCACGAGCATGACGGCATTCACTCGGAGTTGCTGGTGGGTGTGCCGCCGGACGCAGCCGTCAAGCTCTCGCTGCTTCGCCTGCGCAACACGGGGACCCGATCCCGGCGCATCCGGGTAACGGCCTATGCGGAATGGACGCTTGGCGCCCGTCGGGATCTGACGCAGCAGCAGGTGCAGACGTGGTTTGCTCCGGCGGACCGGGCACTTCTCGCGCGCAACAGCTTCGACCCGGCCTTTGCTGAGTGGGTGGCCTTTCTGGCCTGCAGTGAGCCGGTCGTCAGCCACTCGTGCGACCGCCTCTCCTTTCTGGGGCGCCATGGCACGCTGGACAGCCCCGCGGCATTGCGACAGAGCACGCTTGATGATCGGACCGGCGTCGGCTGCGACCCCTGTGCCGCCCTGCAGATGCTTGTGGAACTGGGCCCCGGAGAGTCGCGCGAGATCGTGGTCCTGCTTGGGGCAGCCGCCACGGAACCGGCGGCCCGTGAGCTCATGAGCCGTCTGCGAGCCCCCCGTGCAGCCCGTGAAGCGTTGCGCCTTGCCGTGGCGTCGTGGCAGGAACGACTCGGTGTGGTACAAGTCCACACGCCCGAGCCCACGTTTGATGCCATGGTCAACAGCTGGACCCTCTATCAGACGTTGGCGTGTCGGATGTGGGCGCGGACAGCACTGTACCAGAGCAGTGGCGCCTACGGGTTTCGCGATCAGTTGCAGGACTCCATGGCCCTGCTCTACGCCGAGCCATTCATCGCCCGAGAGCATATCCTGCGCGCGGCGGCCAGACAGTTTGTGGAAGGCGATGTGCAGCACTGGTGGCATCCGCATACAGGACGCGGAGTCCGCACACGCTTCTCGGACGACCTGGCCTGGTTGCCTTATGTCGTGGATCAGTATGTGCGCGTCACCGGTGATGCATCGGTGTTGCAGACGTTCGTGCCGTTTCTGTCCATGCGACCGCTGACGACGGACGAACACGAGCAATACGACCTGCCGGTCGTGACCGATGAGCATGCCGATATCTATGAACACTGTCGTCGGGCGCTGCGGCGCGCGGCTACCGCTGGACCGCATGGATTGCCGCTCATTGGCACCGGTGATTGGAACGACGGCATGAGCCTGGTGGGTGCTGAGGGCAAAGGCGAGAGTGTTTGGCTCGGATGGTTTCTGATCACGACGCTCCGGGACTTTGCGGTCTATGCCGACGCGCGAGGCGATTCCGGAGAGAGCCTGTGGATGCGTACCACGGCGGACGCGTATCAGATGGCCATTGAGACCCATGGGTGGGATGGCGACTGGTATCGGCGGGCCTACTTCGACGACGGAACGGTGATGGGCTCTGCCGAGAGCGCGGAGTGCCGCATTGATTCCATTGCGCAAAGCTGGAGTGTGATCTCTGGCGCCGGGAATGCCGCTCGCGCCGCCCACGCCATGGAGGCGCTGGAAACCCATCTCGTGAATGAACAGGAACGGTTAATCATGTTGCTCACCCCCCCGTTCGACAAAGGCAGCCACAATCCGGGCTACATCAAGGGGTACCTGCCGGGTGTGCGAGAAAATGGCGCGCAGTACACCCACGCCGCCCTGTGGGCGGTACAGGCAACCGCAATGTTGGGGCGGGGGGAGCGCGCCTTTGAACTGTTTCAGATGCTCAATCCGCTCACCCATAGTGCCAGCGCTAGCGCCATGCGGCAGTACAAGGTGGAACCCTATGTCGTGGCCGCTGATGTCTATACGGCACCACTACAGGTGGGACGGGGAGGCTGGACGTGGTACACCGGTTCTGCCAGCTGGATGTATCGCGTGGCACTGGAGTCGCTGCTGGGCTTCACGAAGCGGGGGGAATCGCTCCGTATCAGTCCCCGGGTGCCTGCGGCGTGGAAGGGGTTTGCCATCGACTACCGCTTCGGTACCACCGACTACGCCATCTCGGTAGTCGACCCGGCGGAGGTCCAAACAAAGGGCGCCCAGATTCACCTGGATGGTGTGCTGCAACCGTCCGATCTCATCCCACTGGTGGATGACGGCGAGCGGCGTGTGGTGGTGGTTTCCCCCATGGGAAGTACACCCGCAGGCCAATCACGCTGA